The sequence GGCCTTGGCCATATGGGCGTGAAGTTCGCCAAGGCGCTGGGGGCGGAGGTGACGATGATCACCACCAGTCCGGCCAAGGGCGAGGACGCGAAGAAGCTGGGGGCCGATCACGTGCTGGTATCGACCGACAAGGAGGCGATGCGCGCAGCCGCCCGCTCGTTTGATTTCCTGCTCGATACGATCCCGGTCAAGCACGACCTGACCCGCTACCTGTTCCTGCTCGACCGCAAGGGCACACTGTGTATCGTCGGCATGATCGAGCCGGTCGAACCGTTCCATTCCGGCCTGCTGCTGGGCGGGCAGAAGGCCGTTGCCGGATCGGGCGTCGGCGGGATCGCCCAGACCCAGGAAATGCTCGATCTCTGCGCCGAGAAGGGCATCCTGGCGGAGATCGAGGTGATCCCGATCGCCGAGATCAACCGCGCCTATGAGCGGATGGAAAAGGCCGACGTAAAGTACCGCTTCGTTATCGACATGAGCACGCTATGACCCACACTGTTGACCTCTACTGGTCGTTCCGTTCGCCTTACTCCTATATCGTTGTGCCCAAGCTGATCGAGCTGGAGCGCGACTGGGACGCGCAGGTCAATGTTCGCCCCGTCCTGCCCATTGCCGTGCGCCAGCCGGACTTTTTCGCCCAGGCTGACCCGCTGTGGTTCAGCTACCTGATGCGCGACTGCGTGCGCAGCGCCGAATTTGCCGGGCTGACCCTGCGCTGGCCGCGGCCTGATCCGGTTGTCATGGACTATGCCACGCGGACCTATCCCAAGGAGCAGCCCTATATCCACCGCCTGACCCGCCTTGGCGTGCTGGCGGCGGAACGGGGCAAGGGCCTGCCGGTGCTGCGGGCAATCAGCCACCTGATCTGGTCGGGTGAGACCGACGGCTGGCACGAAGGTGACCACCTTGCCAAGGCCCTGGCCAGCGCCGGCTGCGATCTGGCCGAGATGGATGCAGCGCAGGAAGCGGAGGCCGAGCGGCTTGACGCAGTGATCAAGCAGAACGAGGCCGACCAGCGACTGGGCGGACACTATGGTGTGCCGCTGATGGTCTATCAGGGTGAACCTTTCTTCGGCCAGGACCGCTATGACCAGCTGGTCTGGCGGATGGAGCAGCAGGGGATGGCGCGGCGCTAGGCCCGCCGCGCCGGGGCGCGGGAAAAGCTCCAGCCCTCGGGCAAGGGCCGTGCCACAAGGTTGCCGATCGAGGCCGGCTGACGCGCCACCAGGCGCTCGAACAGCCGGGCCACAGCGCTGCCGCGCGGGATCTCGCCATCCAGTTCGGTGATGATCCGGGCCATCACCCTGAGCGCGATCGCGCGCGGGGCCTGCGGACGATAGACCAGCCCTAGCGGCGCGCGGGTCACGCAGTCCTGCCATTCGCGAACGGTGGCCCAGTCCAGCGCGGCATCGGCATCGGCAAGATGCGCGGCGCTGGCGGCCAGGGCCGGGACATCGATCCAATCGGCCTCGACCAGCGCCTTGCGCAGCCGCACCCGATCGAACCGGTCATCGCGGTTCGAGGGGTCATCCGCCGCAACCAGGCCCGCTGCCATAACCACCTGGCTCAATTCAAAACGCCGCCAGCCGAGCAGCGGGCGCACCAGCGGCAGCCGTGTCCCCGGGACCTGGCCGCGCGCCCGGACGCCGGCGAGCCCCGCCACCCCGCTGCCCCGGTTTAGCCGCAGCAGCAGCGTTTCTGCCTGATCATCGGCATGGTGCGCCGTCGCCAGCGTGGCGATCGACTGCAG comes from Novosphingobium ginsenosidimutans and encodes:
- a CDS encoding 2-hydroxychromene-2-carboxylate isomerase; amino-acid sequence: MTHTVDLYWSFRSPYSYIVVPKLIELERDWDAQVNVRPVLPIAVRQPDFFAQADPLWFSYLMRDCVRSAEFAGLTLRWPRPDPVVMDYATRTYPKEQPYIHRLTRLGVLAAERGKGLPVLRAISHLIWSGETDGWHEGDHLAKALASAGCDLAEMDAAQEAEAERLDAVIKQNEADQRLGGHYGVPLMVYQGEPFFGQDRYDQLVWRMEQQGMARR
- the tilS gene encoding tRNA lysidine(34) synthetase TilS, with product MPPAPGSSAIELSVSLTARFASDIAPLWPGEGTLGLAVSGGPDSIALLLLAHAALPGRIAVATVDHGLRPANADEAAMVAALCTRLGVPHATLPVTLAEGNIQAEARAARYAALAEWMGLQSIATLATAHHADDQAETLLLRLNRGSGVAGLAGVRARGQVPGTRLPLVRPLLGWRRFELSQVVMAAGLVAADDPSNRDDRFDRVRLRKALVEADWIDVPALAASAAHLADADAALDWATVREWQDCVTRAPLGLVYRPQAPRAIALRVMARIITELDGEIPRGSAVARLFERLVARQPASIGNLVARPLPEGWSFSRAPARRA